A window from Manis javanica isolate MJ-LG chromosome 10, MJ_LKY, whole genome shotgun sequence encodes these proteins:
- the MTERF2 gene encoding transcription termination factor 2, mitochondrial isoform X1 — translation MLWKLLVKSQPCRLCLFRKMLSATKYRPFLACFTCTTDRQSNRENRSTVEKLCKFSVDIRKIRRLKGWVLLENETFVEEVANILQQLGADETAVASILERCPEAVVCSPTAINTQRELWQLVCKNEDELVKLIEQFPESFFTVKDQENQKLNIQFFQEMGLKNVVISRFLTTASSIFHNPIEKNKQMIRILQESYLNLGGSKVNMEVWLLKLLSQNPFILLNSSTTIKKTLEFLQEQGFTNFEILQLLSKLKGFLFQLSPKSVQNSISFSKNAFKCTDHDLKQLVLKCPALLYYSVPVLEERIQGLLKEGISMAQIKDIPMVLELTPQIVQYRIRKLKSLGYRVKDGHLANLNGTKKEFEANFGKIQAKKGRPLFNPVAPLNVEE, via the coding sequence ATGTTGTGGAAGTTGCTGGTGAAATCCCAGCCCTGCAGGCTGTGTTTGTTCAGAAAGATGCTTTCAGCAACAAAGTACAGACCGTTTTTAGCATGCTTCACCTGTACAACTGATAGGCAGtcaaacagagaaaatagaagtaCAGTGGAAAAGCTCTGTAAATTTTCAGTGGATATCAGGAAAATTCGCAGATTAAAAGGATGGGTACTTTTGGAGAATGAAACCTTTGTTGAAGaagttgcaaatattttacaACAACTAGGTGCTGATGAGACCGCAGTAGCCAGTATTTTGGAACGCTGCCCAGAAGCAGTGGTCTGCAGTCCAACTGCTATTAACACCCAGAGAGAACTCTGGCAGTTGGTCTGCAAAAATGAGGACGAGTTGGTCAAGTTAATAGAACAGTTTCCAGAATCTTTCTTTACAGTTAAAGACCAGGAAAACCAGAAGCTGAACATTCAGTTCTTTCAAGAGATGGGACTCAAAAACGTGGTCATTAGCAGATTTTTGACAACAGCATCTAGTatttttcataatcctattgaGAAGAATAAGCAAATGATAAGGATTCTTCAAGAGAGTTATCTAAATTTAGGTGGCTCCAAAGTCAACATGGAAGTGTGGCTACTAAAATTATTAAGCCAAAAcccatttattttgttaaattcttctacaaCTATAAAGAAAACACTAGAATTTCTCCAGGAGCAAGGTTTCACAAATTTTGAAATCCTCCAACTCCTGTCCAAACTCAAAGGATTTCTTTTTCAGCTTTCCCCAAAAAGTGTACAGAATAGTATTTCCTTCTCTAAAAATGCCTTTAAATGCACAGATCATGACCTGAAGCAACTAGTTTTGAAATGTCCTGCCCTTTTATATTATTCTGTTCCAGTTTTGGAAGAGAGAATTCAGGGATTATTGAAAGAAGGAATTTCTATGGCTCAGATAAAAGACATACCAATGGTTCTTGAATTAACGCCACAAATAGTACAGTAcaggataaggaaactgaaatccTTAGGCTATAGAGTAAAGGATGGACATCTGGCAAACCTAAATGGAACGAAAAAAGAGTTTGAAGCTAACTTTGGGAAAATTCAGGCCAAAAAAGGAAGGCCGTTATTTAACCCTGTGGCACCATTAAACGTTGAAGAGTAG